One genomic region from Candidatus Hydrogenedentota bacterium encodes:
- the metF gene encoding methylenetetrahydrofolate reductase [NAD(P)H] — MNLKNLYASEKPVISFELFPPKTEEGKQSLFRHLRELIACQPAYLTCTYGAGGGTRERSLELLTEVRKHYPNIPLASHLTCVGSTREELMHYIDQIVEIGITHIVALRGDPPKDTGTFTPVPGGLRYANELVSLIREHYPEMGIAVAGYPETHPEAPSPAIDLENLKHKVDAGADMVVTQLFFENGDYFRFRDRCAEIGINVPIVPGILPVTNLTQIKRLTQMCGTRLSHKLVRRLEVHNDDDEGQYAVGVYYAARQAEELIAQGAPGIHFYVLNKSRATAQICRSLALFTPTD; from the coding sequence ATAAATCTAAAAAACTTGTATGCTTCCGAAAAGCCGGTGATTTCTTTTGAACTATTTCCACCTAAAACAGAAGAGGGGAAACAAAGCCTGTTCCGGCATTTACGCGAATTGATCGCGTGTCAACCTGCCTATCTGACCTGTACCTATGGGGCAGGCGGCGGCACCCGCGAACGAAGCTTGGAATTATTGACCGAAGTACGCAAGCACTATCCGAACATACCCCTTGCCTCACACCTAACCTGTGTGGGCAGTACCCGTGAAGAATTGATGCACTATATTGATCAGATTGTTGAAATTGGAATCACCCACATTGTCGCCTTGCGTGGAGACCCGCCTAAAGACACAGGCACTTTTACGCCCGTTCCCGGCGGACTGCGCTATGCCAATGAACTGGTCAGTCTTATCCGTGAGCATTATCCGGAGATGGGTATCGCTGTTGCCGGTTATCCGGAAACCCATCCGGAAGCGCCTTCTCCTGCCATTGATTTGGAAAACCTAAAACACAAAGTGGACGCAGGCGCAGATATGGTTGTGACCCAGTTATTTTTTGAAAATGGCGATTATTTCAGATTCAGGGATCGCTGCGCCGAAATCGGGATTAACGTCCCCATTGTCCCGGGTATCTTGCCGGTGACGAATTTGACGCAAATAAAACGGCTCACGCAGATGTGCGGCACACGGCTCAGCCATAAATTGGTGCGCCGTCTTGAAGTCCACAACGACGATGATGAAGGACAATATGCGGTGGGCGTATATTATGCGGCACGGCAGGCAGAAGAGCTAATCGCGCAAGGCGCGCCGGGCATCCATTTTTACGTGCTCAACAAGTCACGTGCCACGGCGCAAATCTGTCGTTC